The following coding sequences are from one Prochlorococcus sp. MIT 0604 window:
- a CDS encoding divergent PAP2 family protein, which yields MSEFFPFFNNSVLFWSLISCLLAQFLKIVFNFILTREIRFGIIFETGGMPSSHSALITGATSGIGYELGFDSSIFALSVVVALIVMYDASGVRKSAGIQAAEINKLSKKLDPQSELTLKETLGHTKIEVIVGSFLGPLITLPGMFFLGSPLKIFDLIIN from the coding sequence ATGTCTGAGTTTTTTCCCTTTTTTAATAATTCAGTTCTTTTTTGGAGCTTAATATCCTGTTTACTAGCTCAATTTTTGAAAATTGTATTCAATTTTATTTTAACTCGAGAGATAAGATTTGGAATTATATTCGAGACTGGTGGCATGCCTTCAAGTCATTCCGCCTTAATAACTGGTGCTACATCTGGTATAGGTTATGAATTGGGATTTGATAGCTCAATATTCGCTTTGTCAGTTGTTGTAGCTCTAATAGTTATGTATGACGCTAGTGGTGTTCGAAAATCAGCTGGAATTCAAGCTGCAGAAATCAATAAACTATCAAAAAAACTAGATCCTCAATCTGAATTAACTTTAAAAGAAACCCTTGGTCATACAAAAATTGAGGTCATCGTGGGAAGTTTTTTAGGACCATTAATCACTTTGCCTGGAATGTTTTTTTTAGGTTCTCCTCTCAAAATATTTGATTTAATAATAAATTAA
- a CDS encoding cobyrinate a,c-diamide synthase, with protein sequence MPCVISSPSTDSGKTTLSLLISCWAFSKGIKIQTFKVGPDYLDQQQLSSIGQPICRNLDIFLSGEEWVQESFLKHSLKYEFSLIEGAMGLFDGLGSTTYSSTANISKLLKAPIIFIVNARGQVASLLATVRGFRDFDSELSISGIIFNNVNSDRHKKLIKEVFENEDIEILGFLPSDSKITLNKANLGLISPLDNGKEIDVEYFANFAERNLDVFSLIKFLKSPQKKTFNSVSFKDFKIDKSKPIAIAEDKIFHFQYPETKEFLSEIGIPLISWSIYDDEEIPNEASSLIIPGGFPEKYADHISNSIKSLNSLREFRNNGFIYAECGGMMILGDFIKDENGNNHKMSGVLSFSTKKSKLSVGYRYIEGLKDTPIIKQNQLIRGHEFHYWEIENNLSELDLRKAEHHKKLSSPWKIKSWKTEYKNEGFFDEKLHASWIHLHLPSSPEVAKNFIDATQMSFSKDS encoded by the coding sequence ATGCCTTGTGTAATATCTTCTCCTTCAACTGATAGTGGCAAAACTACATTATCCCTTTTGATATCTTGTTGGGCTTTCTCAAAAGGTATAAAGATACAAACTTTCAAGGTTGGCCCAGATTATCTCGATCAACAACAACTTAGTTCAATTGGCCAACCTATTTGTAGAAATTTAGATATTTTTTTAAGTGGTGAGGAATGGGTTCAAGAAAGTTTTTTAAAACATTCTTTGAAATACGAATTCTCATTAATTGAAGGAGCAATGGGTCTATTTGATGGATTAGGGTCAACAACCTATTCCAGCACGGCAAATATCTCTAAACTTCTCAAGGCCCCTATAATTTTTATTGTTAATGCTAGAGGTCAAGTAGCTTCTCTTTTGGCGACTGTTCGAGGTTTTAGAGATTTCGATAGTGAGTTGTCAATATCAGGAATTATATTTAACAACGTTAATTCAGATAGACATAAAAAATTAATCAAAGAAGTTTTTGAAAATGAAGATATCGAGATTCTTGGTTTTTTACCATCTGATTCAAAAATAACTTTAAACAAAGCTAATTTAGGTTTAATATCCCCATTGGATAATGGTAAAGAAATTGATGTTGAATATTTTGCAAATTTTGCCGAAAGAAATCTTGATGTATTTTCCCTTATTAAATTTCTGAAATCTCCCCAAAAAAAAACATTTAATTCTGTCAGTTTTAAAGATTTTAAAATAGATAAAAGTAAACCTATTGCAATTGCAGAAGATAAAATCTTTCATTTTCAATACCCTGAAACTAAGGAGTTTTTGAGTGAAATTGGCATACCATTGATTTCATGGAGTATTTATGATGATGAAGAAATACCTAATGAGGCTTCTTCTTTAATTATTCCTGGAGGTTTCCCTGAAAAATATGCTGATCATATAAGTAACTCTATAAAAAGCCTAAATTCATTAAGGGAATTCCGCAATAATGGCTTTATATATGCAGAGTGCGGAGGGATGATGATTTTAGGAGACTTTATAAAAGATGAAAATGGTAATAATCATAAAATGAGTGGCGTCCTGTCTTTTAGTACAAAAAAAAGTAAACTTTCAGTAGGTTATAGATATATTGAAGGTTTAAAAGATACTCCGATAATTAAACAAAATCAATTAATTAGAGGACATGAATTTCATTATTGGGAAATTGAAAATAATTTATCTGAGCTTGATTTAAGAAAGGCCGAGCATCATAAGAAACTTTCTTCTCCATGGAAAATTAAATCTTGGAAAACTGAATACAAAAATGAAGGTTTTTTTGATGAAAAATTACATGCAAGTTGGATTCACTTACATTTGCCAAGTTCTCCTGAAGTCGCAAAAAACTTTATAGATGCCACCCAAATGAGTTTTTCAAAGGACTCTTAA
- a CDS encoding glucose-6-phosphate dehydrogenase assembly protein OpcA produces MKPQLTLQTPLELPSQEISNYLNKLWISEDKDNSGANTFTLMVWQPAWLEQCLVQKGLVNGPITGNLSTEIIEVAKKFILDQGLPITTSLGSENLLNLLKQNLSNNDFEDFRGQFFESSISTLNPRRLITLAPTLNKNSDLKTFVSAYCPLSDTPAIQPICGDLVVIRGDSASISNKGLKIIDELSIDELPSWLWWNGSLDESPEIFEYFTNHDLRLIIDTALGSPNKCLKVLDQLNNSNKSINDLNWVRLKNWRESLAMIFDPPSRRPILDHITDIDIDIAGEHIIQALFLISWISDKLGWSFLRVERDTESTKIEFERINGEIISASINPLSLGNPSIHLGQVIGLRLISKISEVQKNNTCVILGCESVECMRLEAGGMANMELIEQVVPNSFSTSEYDVSKLLGSSRGNTSPLFENSIKIALQIFNGFNN; encoded by the coding sequence ATGAAACCTCAACTAACACTTCAAACTCCATTAGAATTGCCTTCTCAGGAAATTTCTAATTACCTTAATAAATTATGGATTTCTGAAGATAAAGATAATTCTGGAGCTAATACTTTTACATTAATGGTCTGGCAGCCTGCTTGGCTAGAACAATGCTTGGTTCAAAAAGGATTAGTAAATGGACCAATTACTGGAAATTTAAGTACAGAGATAATTGAAGTTGCTAAAAAATTCATACTAGATCAAGGACTTCCTATCACTACTTCCCTTGGAAGTGAAAATTTATTAAATTTGTTAAAGCAAAATTTATCTAATAATGACTTTGAAGACTTTAGAGGACAATTTTTTGAATCATCAATAAGTACATTGAATCCAAGAAGATTAATAACTCTAGCGCCAACGTTAAATAAAAATTCAGATCTCAAAACTTTTGTATCCGCTTACTGTCCATTAAGTGATACTCCAGCTATTCAACCTATATGTGGGGATTTAGTTGTTATCAGGGGGGACTCAGCCTCAATATCTAATAAAGGATTAAAAATAATTGATGAATTATCTATTGATGAATTACCTTCATGGTTGTGGTGGAATGGAAGCTTGGATGAATCGCCTGAAATCTTCGAATATTTTACTAATCATGATCTACGGTTAATAATTGATACTGCTCTTGGATCGCCTAACAAATGTTTAAAAGTTTTAGATCAATTAAATAATTCAAATAAATCTATTAATGATTTGAATTGGGTTAGGTTGAAAAATTGGAGGGAATCATTGGCAATGATTTTTGATCCGCCTTCGAGGCGACCAATTTTAGATCATATTACTGATATCGATATTGATATCGCAGGAGAACATATTATTCAAGCTTTGTTTTTGATTTCATGGATTAGCGATAAACTTGGTTGGTCTTTTCTAAGAGTTGAAAGGGATACAGAATCAACAAAAATAGAGTTTGAAAGAATTAATGGCGAAATAATTTCTGCATCAATAAACCCCTTATCTTTGGGAAATCCAAGTATTCATTTAGGACAAGTTATTGGATTGAGGTTGATTTCAAAAATTAGTGAGGTTCAAAAAAATAACACTTGTGTAATACTTGGCTGTGAATCAGTTGAATGTATGAGACTTGAAGCAGGGGGAATGGCTAATATGGAATTAATAGAACAAGTTGTTCCTAATTCTTTTTCTACATCAGAGTATGATGTTAGTAAATTATTGGGAAGTAGTAGAGGGAATACAAGTCCTCTTTTTGAAAATTCTATTAAAATAGCCCTTCAAATATTTAATGGTTTTAATAACTAA
- the zwf gene encoding glucose-6-phosphate dehydrogenase: MPSTLSNPLRLGLRQERVISPQCLVIFGASGDLTHRKLIPALFELYLQRRIPSEFGIVGCARRPWTDNEFREKMKVKLSNQISGKEREWEQFSNYLFYEPVDLQQSDNVVRLSKRLNEIDKTQATHGNRTFYLSVSPNFYASGCKALKAAGLLDDPKKSRLVIEKPFGRDYSSAKKLNKIVQSCAEESQIYRIDHYLGKETVQNILVLRFANTIFEPIWNRNYISSVQITSSETVGVEDRAGYYESSGALRDMLQNHMTQMLAVTAMEPPGKFEPEAIRNEKAKVLQASKLADENEPWNCCIRGQYGEGGNISSRLKGYRQEDGVYCNSTTETYIATKVFVDNWRWQGVPFYLRTGKRLPKRLGEIVLTFKDVPVHLFESTIINPSPNQLILRIQPNEGATFKFEVKSPGSGMKSRPVEMEFSYDESFGEPSDEGYVRLLADAMLSDPTLFTRSDEVEAAWKLYTPLIDLMDNSPWKLPIYNYESMTWGPPESDQLLSKDNIFWRRP; the protein is encoded by the coding sequence ATGCCTTCAACTTTAAGTAATCCTCTAAGATTAGGTTTACGGCAGGAAAGAGTCATATCTCCACAATGCTTAGTAATATTTGGTGCAAGTGGAGACCTTACTCATAGAAAATTAATACCAGCCTTATTTGAACTCTATTTACAAAGAAGAATTCCTAGTGAATTTGGAATAGTTGGTTGTGCGAGAAGACCTTGGACTGATAATGAGTTTAGAGAAAAGATGAAAGTAAAGCTATCCAATCAAATATCTGGTAAAGAAAGAGAGTGGGAACAATTTTCTAATTATCTTTTTTATGAACCAGTTGACCTACAACAAAGTGATAACGTCGTAAGGCTTTCTAAAAGATTAAATGAAATTGATAAAACACAAGCTACTCATGGGAATAGAACATTTTATTTATCTGTATCTCCAAATTTTTATGCAAGTGGATGTAAAGCTCTTAAAGCAGCTGGGCTTTTAGATGACCCTAAAAAAAGTCGTTTAGTGATAGAAAAACCTTTTGGAAGAGATTATTCAAGTGCAAAAAAATTGAATAAGATCGTTCAAAGTTGTGCTGAAGAAAGTCAGATTTATAGGATTGATCATTATTTAGGTAAAGAGACAGTTCAAAATATTCTTGTTTTGAGGTTTGCTAACACTATTTTTGAACCAATCTGGAACAGAAATTATATATCAAGTGTTCAAATTACTTCATCTGAAACAGTGGGTGTTGAAGATAGAGCAGGTTATTACGAGAGTTCTGGTGCTTTAAGGGATATGCTTCAAAATCATATGACACAAATGCTTGCTGTTACTGCTATGGAACCGCCGGGAAAGTTCGAACCAGAAGCAATAAGAAATGAAAAAGCTAAGGTTCTTCAAGCTTCAAAACTTGCTGATGAAAATGAACCGTGGAATTGTTGCATACGAGGTCAATATGGAGAAGGAGGAAATATTTCAAGTCGACTCAAAGGGTATAGGCAGGAAGATGGGGTTTATTGTAATAGCACAACAGAAACTTATATTGCCACAAAAGTTTTTGTTGATAACTGGCGTTGGCAAGGCGTTCCTTTTTATTTAAGAACAGGGAAAAGACTACCTAAAAGACTTGGAGAAATAGTCTTGACTTTTAAAGACGTTCCAGTTCATTTATTTGAATCAACAATAATAAACCCTTCCCCAAATCAACTTATCCTTAGAATTCAGCCAAACGAAGGAGCTACTTTCAAATTTGAGGTAAAATCTCCTGGCTCTGGAATGAAATCAAGACCTGTTGAGATGGAATTTTCTTATGATGAATCATTTGGAGAACCCTCAGATGAAGGCTATGTAAGATTATTAGCTGATGCAATGCTTTCTGATCCAACTTTATTTACTCGAAGTGATGAAGTAGAGGCAGCTTGGAAACTTTATACGCCATTAATAGATTTGATGGATAATTCTCCTTGGAAGTTACCTATTTATAATTATGAATCTATGACTTGGGGACCTCCTGAGTCTGATCAATTACTTTCAAAAGATAATATTTTCTGGCGTAGACCTTAA
- a CDS encoding FAD-binding oxidoreductase: MYSQAKVIAGGLAHIPVVIAVFYFILTTFNKRALKFVEEAKTKKPESKPVEPKKTTVLKTDNTKIEAPKTETLKVAKKKHADVPVNIYRPKTPYEGTVIENYSLLKEGAIGRVNHITFDLKDSDPFLNYVEGQSIGIMPAGEDANGKPHKLRLYSIASTRHGDDFNGNTVSLCVRQLQYEKDGETINGVCSTYLCDIKPGDKVKITGPVGKEMLLPDEEEANIVMLATGTGIAPMRAYLRRMFEPTEKEKNKWNFKGKAWLFMGAPKSANLLYEEDLQRYLNENPDNFKYTKAISREQQNTKGGRMYIQDRVLESANELFNMIEDEKTHIYLCGLKGMEPGIDEAMTKAAEEKGLNWSELRPQLKKAGRWHVETY; encoded by the coding sequence ATGTATTCACAAGCAAAAGTAATCGCAGGCGGATTAGCTCATATACCAGTAGTAATAGCTGTTTTTTATTTTATACTCACAACTTTTAATAAAAGAGCTTTAAAATTTGTTGAAGAAGCAAAAACAAAAAAACCTGAATCAAAGCCTGTGGAACCAAAAAAAACAACTGTTTTGAAAACAGATAATACAAAAATAGAAGCTCCAAAAACAGAAACTCTTAAAGTGGCCAAGAAAAAGCATGCAGATGTTCCAGTCAATATTTATCGCCCCAAGACACCATACGAGGGAACAGTTATTGAAAACTATAGTCTTCTTAAAGAAGGAGCTATTGGTAGAGTTAATCACATAACTTTTGACCTTAAAGATAGTGATCCATTTTTAAATTACGTAGAAGGTCAAAGTATTGGTATTATGCCTGCTGGTGAAGATGCCAATGGAAAACCTCATAAATTAAGACTTTACTCAATAGCCAGCACCAGACATGGAGATGACTTTAATGGAAATACAGTTTCTCTTTGTGTGAGACAGCTTCAGTATGAAAAAGATGGTGAAACCATTAATGGTGTCTGCTCCACTTACTTATGTGATATTAAGCCTGGCGATAAAGTAAAAATAACAGGACCTGTAGGTAAAGAGATGCTTCTCCCTGATGAAGAGGAAGCAAACATTGTCATGTTGGCCACTGGCACAGGAATAGCACCGATGAGGGCTTATTTAAGAAGAATGTTTGAACCAACCGAAAAAGAAAAAAATAAATGGAATTTCAAGGGTAAAGCATGGTTATTTATGGGTGCTCCAAAATCAGCTAACTTGTTATATGAAGAAGATCTTCAAAGATACCTTAATGAAAATCCAGATAATTTTAAATATACAAAAGCTATTAGTCGTGAGCAGCAAAATACAAAAGGTGGAAGAATGTACATACAAGACAGAGTTTTAGAATCAGCCAATGAACTTTTCAATATGATTGAAGATGAAAAGACTCATATATATCTTTGTGGTTTAAAGGGTATGGAGCCTGGAATAGATGAAGCAATGACTAAGGCAGCTGAGGAAAAAGGCTTGAACTGGTCAGAACTAAGACCTCAACTAAAAAAAGCAGGAAGATGGCACGTAGAAACCTACTAA
- a CDS encoding SRPBCC family protein, translating to MNNPQASVDHSKNDDYRTIEQTMEKLSGGTRRLAAQLTTSASFDSLWNVLTDYDRLNLYIPNLLSSKKIYQNNNNVHLKQVGAQDFLGLKFSAEVTIDLFEDKELGLLKFNLIKGDFRKFEGSWKIQNIKNRQKNSLIYDLTVQGCQWMPIGMIEKRLKKDLSENLIAVDRQAKSSIN from the coding sequence ATGAATAATCCTCAAGCATCAGTAGATCATTCTAAAAACGATGATTACAGGACAATTGAGCAAACGATGGAGAAGCTTTCTGGTGGAACAAGAAGACTTGCAGCTCAACTTACAACCTCTGCGAGTTTTGATTCTTTGTGGAATGTTTTAACAGATTATGATCGACTAAATCTTTACATACCAAATTTACTTTCAAGCAAAAAAATATATCAAAATAACAATAATGTTCACCTTAAACAAGTTGGAGCTCAGGATTTTCTTGGTTTGAAATTTTCAGCTGAAGTAACTATCGATTTATTCGAAGATAAGGAGCTTGGTCTTTTAAAATTTAATTTGATTAAAGGAGATTTCAGAAAGTTTGAAGGTAGTTGGAAAATTCAGAATATTAAAAACAGACAAAAAAATTCATTAATTTACGATCTCACTGTTCAAGGTTGTCAGTGGATGCCTATAGGAATGATAGAGAAAAGATTAAAAAAAGATCTTTCAGAAAATTTGATTGCCGTAGATAGGCAAGCAAAGTCCTCAATAAATTAG
- a CDS encoding histidine kinase yields the protein MNDKKELRLILVAARNQLSSNDIKSLIAYLESDDCEFKISLQISEPTEQPELLELHRLVAIPALIKVSPAPKQIFAGSNIFSQLQKWLPRWTQEGLTKNLGINLQPSKIDSIRTQKEFLLEDELLVLRQENETLTKRIESQERLLRMVAHELRTPLTAATLAVQSQKLGQIDITKLQEVIKRRLEEIELLSQDLLEVGTTKWEALFNPQKIELGNISAEVILELEKFWRLRNIEIDTDIPSDLPSVFADQRRMRQVFLNLIENAIKFSKDSGSIKITMIHKTNQWVEITICDKGAGIPMSEQKRIFLDRVRLPQTSEGTSGFGIGLSVCRRIVQVHGGRIWVVSEVGVGSCFHFTVPVWQGQNKDQQYLTKG from the coding sequence TTGAATGATAAAAAAGAGCTAAGATTAATACTTGTAGCAGCTAGAAATCAACTTTCTAGTAATGATATTAAGTCTCTGATAGCTTATTTAGAGTCAGATGATTGTGAGTTTAAGATATCTCTTCAGATTTCGGAGCCCACAGAACAGCCAGAATTACTCGAATTACATAGATTAGTGGCTATCCCCGCTCTTATAAAGGTTTCCCCAGCTCCTAAACAAATATTTGCTGGAAGTAATATTTTTTCTCAGTTGCAGAAGTGGCTGCCAAGATGGACACAGGAAGGTTTAACAAAAAATTTAGGGATTAATTTGCAACCATCCAAAATTGATTCAATAAGAACTCAAAAAGAATTTCTTCTGGAAGACGAACTTCTTGTTCTAAGACAAGAGAATGAGACATTAACAAAGAGAATAGAATCTCAGGAAAGATTATTAAGAATGGTTGCACATGAATTAAGAACACCCTTAACTGCAGCTACTTTGGCGGTTCAAAGTCAAAAACTTGGACAAATAGATATTACAAAATTGCAAGAGGTAATTAAAAGAAGATTGGAAGAGATTGAACTCTTATCTCAGGATCTTTTAGAGGTCGGAACAACAAAATGGGAAGCTTTATTTAATCCTCAAAAAATTGAATTAGGTAATATTAGTGCTGAAGTAATACTTGAATTAGAAAAGTTTTGGAGATTAAGGAATATTGAAATTGACACGGACATTCCATCAGATTTACCAAGTGTATTCGCTGATCAAAGAAGAATGAGGCAAGTATTTCTAAATTTAATTGAAAATGCTATTAAATTTTCCAAAGACTCTGGTTCAATAAAAATTACAATGATTCACAAAACAAACCAATGGGTTGAAATAACAATTTGTGACAAAGGTGCAGGTATTCCTATGAGCGAACAGAAAAGGATTTTTCTTGATAGAGTCAGGCTCCCACAGACTTCTGAAGGAACTTCAGGATTTGGGATAGGGCTATCAGTATGTAGAAGAATAGTACAAGTCCATGGGGGAAGAATATGGGTTGTATCTGAAGTTGGCGTAGGTTCCTGTTTTCATTTTACAGTTCCTGTGTGGCAAGGACAAAACAAAGATCAACAATACTTGACGAAAGGCTAG
- a CDS encoding ribose-phosphate pyrophosphokinase — translation MTSFITAMQSKESNFNLTNSRLRLVSGTTNPKLAEEIASYLGIKNVPLISKRFADGELYVQIQQSIRGCDVFLIQPTCAPVNDSLMELMIMVDACKRASARQITAVIPYFGYARADRKTSGRESITAKLTANLLEKSGVDRVLAMDLHSAQIQGYFDIPCDHIYGSPVLIDYLETLDLEEIVVVSPDVGGVARARAFAKLMKDSPLAIIDKRRSAHNIAESLTVIGEVKGKTAILIDDMIDTGGTICSGAHLLKKEGAKRIFACASHAVFSPPSYERLSTKNLFEQVIVTNSIPVIHTDNFPQLKILSVANMLGEAIWRIHEESSVSSMFR, via the coding sequence GTGACAAGTTTTATCACGGCAATGCAGAGTAAAGAATCTAACTTTAATCTAACTAATAGTAGATTAAGGCTAGTAAGTGGAACAACAAATCCTAAATTAGCTGAAGAAATTGCATCATACTTAGGGATTAAAAATGTACCCTTAATTTCTAAAAGATTTGCTGATGGAGAACTTTATGTCCAGATTCAGCAATCTATTAGAGGTTGTGATGTATTCCTTATACAACCTACGTGCGCTCCTGTAAACGATAGTTTAATGGAGCTTATGATTATGGTTGACGCATGCAAGAGAGCGTCTGCAAGACAAATAACGGCTGTAATTCCCTATTTTGGATATGCAAGGGCAGATAGAAAGACCTCTGGAAGAGAATCTATAACTGCAAAACTAACTGCTAATTTGCTTGAAAAATCAGGAGTTGATAGGGTTCTTGCTATGGACTTACACTCAGCCCAAATACAAGGGTACTTTGACATCCCATGCGATCATATTTACGGTTCGCCTGTGTTAATTGATTATCTAGAAACTTTAGATCTAGAAGAAATAGTTGTCGTCTCTCCTGATGTAGGTGGAGTTGCGAGAGCAAGAGCATTTGCAAAATTAATGAAAGATTCTCCTTTGGCTATTATTGATAAAAGGAGATCGGCTCATAATATCGCCGAAAGTCTAACAGTTATTGGTGAAGTTAAAGGTAAAACGGCTATTCTTATAGACGATATGATCGACACGGGAGGAACAATTTGTTCTGGAGCTCATTTATTAAAAAAAGAAGGAGCCAAAAGAATATTTGCATGTGCCTCACATGCTGTATTTTCTCCTCCTTCTTATGAAAGATTAAGTACTAAGAATCTATTCGAGCAAGTTATTGTAACTAATAGCATACCCGTTATACATACAGATAATTTTCCACAGTTAAAAATTCTTTCTGTAGCAAATATGCTTGGAGAAGCTATTTGGAGAATCCACGAAGAAAGTTCCGTAAGTTCAATGTTCAGATAA
- the malQ gene encoding 4-alpha-glucanotransferase, with translation MPIESILAKKSLGVLMHPTCIPGGRVCGTFGRGAKEWIKKLHKHGIEYWQFLPLTPTDSTGSPYSSPSSFALNPWFLDLDDLIEKGFILIPNKENLDPINQNKDEFDFNIADDLTKKIGHLLLQGWSSQPEEKKINFNKWISRNSWVEDYATFVVIREEFNMLPWWEWPQDFKIKNNNFLKLWIKKKSKEILIKKLIQWHLDEQWSSIKNFAKLKNIKLIGDLPFYVSRDSADVWSNKSLFSIFKNGDLIFQSGVPPDYFSSTGQLWGTPTYFWSKHKRTNFNWWRKRFQRQFELVDILRFDHFRGLAGYWRVNGRSKSAIIGKWINSPGRTLLKKVKKDLGGKYLPIIAEDLGVITPDVEKLRNNFELPGMKILQFAFDGNEDNPYLPKNIEGENWVVYTGTHDNSTSVSWWEYLDYESKRRIRDKYKFSENPSWDLIEIGMDTNANLFIAPIQDLLSLDDSSRLNKPGTTKNNWKWKLNRSLEEIEDNIKTFSELGNNFGRTRK, from the coding sequence ATGCCCATAGAATCAATTCTTGCAAAAAAATCATTAGGCGTACTTATGCATCCAACATGTATTCCTGGAGGAAGAGTATGTGGAACGTTTGGTAGAGGAGCTAAAGAGTGGATAAAAAAACTACATAAGCATGGAATTGAATACTGGCAATTTTTACCTCTTACACCTACTGACTCTACAGGTTCTCCATATAGTTCCCCGTCTAGTTTTGCACTAAACCCATGGTTTTTGGATCTAGATGATTTAATCGAGAAAGGTTTTATCTTGATTCCAAATAAAGAAAATCTTGATCCAATAAATCAGAATAAAGATGAGTTTGATTTTAATATTGCGGATGATTTAACAAAGAAAATAGGGCACCTACTTTTACAAGGTTGGAGTTCACAGCCTGAAGAAAAAAAAATAAATTTTAATAAATGGATCAGTAGGAATTCTTGGGTTGAAGATTATGCAACATTTGTTGTTATCAGAGAGGAGTTTAATATGTTGCCTTGGTGGGAATGGCCACAAGATTTTAAAATAAAAAATAACAATTTTTTAAAATTGTGGATTAAGAAAAAGAGTAAAGAGATACTTATTAAGAAATTAATACAGTGGCATCTAGATGAGCAATGGAGCTCCATTAAAAACTTTGCAAAATTAAAGAATATTAAGCTCATAGGAGATTTGCCTTTTTATGTCTCTAGAGACAGCGCTGACGTATGGAGTAATAAATCATTATTTTCAATTTTTAAGAATGGAGATTTAATATTTCAAAGTGGTGTTCCACCTGATTATTTCTCATCAACAGGACAATTATGGGGTACCCCAACTTACTTTTGGTCAAAACATAAGAGGACTAATTTCAATTGGTGGAGAAAAAGATTTCAAAGGCAATTTGAACTTGTGGATATTTTGAGATTCGATCATTTCAGAGGTTTAGCGGGTTACTGGAGAGTTAATGGCCGTTCTAAATCGGCAATTATCGGAAAATGGATAAATTCTCCAGGTAGAACACTATTGAAAAAAGTAAAAAAGGACCTAGGGGGTAAATATCTACCAATTATTGCGGAAGATCTTGGAGTAATAACCCCAGATGTTGAGAAATTAAGGAACAATTTTGAACTGCCTGGCATGAAAATATTGCAATTCGCTTTTGATGGCAATGAAGATAATCCTTATTTACCCAAGAATATTGAAGGAGAAAATTGGGTTGTTTATACAGGGACTCATGACAATTCTACTTCTGTTTCATGGTGGGAATATCTAGATTATGAATCCAAAAGAAGAATAAGAGATAAGTATAAATTTTCAGAAAATCCTTCTTGGGATTTAATAGAAATTGGAATGGACACAAATGCGAATCTATTTATCGCTCCAATACAAGATTTATTATCTCTAGACGATTCAAGTAGATTAAACAAACCTGGTACCACAAAAAACAATTGGAAATGGAAATTAAATCGATCTTTAGAAGAAATAGAAGATAATATAAAAACTTTTAGTGAGCTTGGAAATAATTTTGGGAGAACTAGAAAATAG
- a CDS encoding RodZ family helix-turn-helix domain-containing protein: MNILKNLFLFNKKSEKNKDFSPGFVDQYIEIAKLVKEARIQQKLTIKELSYISKIPERIINSIESNNKNIRPEYPFIRSILIKLEECLGLKKNTLLKLAVKERKIIKKGGKDFLFKKFDLINTWQGSLLYFFLLVLTIFILKRYFILNVNVIEIQNIENQIIEK; the protein is encoded by the coding sequence ATGAATATTTTGAAAAATCTCTTTTTATTTAATAAGAAATCTGAAAAAAATAAAGACTTTAGTCCTGGATTTGTTGATCAATATATAGAAATTGCAAAGTTAGTAAAAGAAGCAAGAATTCAACAAAAACTTACAATAAAAGAATTGTCATACATTTCAAAAATTCCTGAACGAATAATAAATTCTATTGAAAGTAACAATAAAAATATTAGGCCAGAGTATCCATTTATAAGATCTATATTAATTAAATTAGAGGAATGCTTAGGTTTAAAAAAAAATACATTATTAAAATTAGCAGTTAAAGAAAGAAAAATTATAAAGAAAGGGGGAAAGGATTTTTTGTTCAAGAAATTCGATCTTATCAATACTTGGCAAGGAAGTCTTTTATATTTTTTTCTATTAGTTTTAACTATATTTATATTAAAGAGATACTTTATTTTAAACGTAAATGTCATAGAGATTCAAAATATTGAAAATCAAATCATCGAAAAATAA